Proteins co-encoded in one Gopherus evgoodei ecotype Sinaloan lineage chromosome 4, rGopEvg1_v1.p, whole genome shotgun sequence genomic window:
- the TMEM167B gene encoding protein kish-B: protein MTNAYSLDGVLVFGLLFVCTCAYFRKVPRLKAWLLSEKRGVWGVFYKAAVIGTRLHAAVAISCIVMAFYVLFIK, encoded by the exons ATGACCAACG CCTACTCGCTGGACGGGGTGCTGGTGTTCGGCCTGCTTTTCGTCTGCACCTGCGCCTACTTCCGGAAGGTGCCGCGGCTCAAGGCCTGGCTGCTGTCCGAGAAGCGCGGGGTTTGGGGCGTGTTCTACAAAG CTGCAGTAATCGGCACCAGACTTCATGCAGCGGTGGCTATATCCTGCATTGTGATGGCTTTTTATGTTCTGTTCATAAAATGA